From a region of the Burkholderia sp. PAMC 26561 genome:
- a CDS encoding phosphatase PAP2 family protein, with protein sequence MWPVFTKIGDAAMTLPAAFICTVWIARSDVRLAFRWVLALALGMALVGVTKILYAGWDISFPAFDFRVISGHAMLSTSVWTVAFTLLLRSWRQPPYIGVVAGLLLGALTGLARVHDHSHSLSEVAIGWALGVLVAAAVLRSAWRVATERFSPVGVTAALLFVSVLTYGHTAPFERLIDAHSAGLHNRFAANIARFF encoded by the coding sequence ATGTGGCCAGTGTTCACCAAGATTGGCGATGCAGCCATGACGTTACCCGCAGCGTTCATCTGCACCGTCTGGATCGCGAGATCGGATGTACGGCTGGCATTTCGCTGGGTGCTGGCGCTCGCGCTTGGCATGGCGCTCGTTGGCGTGACGAAGATCCTTTACGCCGGCTGGGACATCTCGTTTCCCGCATTTGATTTCCGCGTGATCAGCGGACACGCCATGTTGTCGACTTCCGTGTGGACCGTGGCGTTCACGCTGCTACTAAGGAGCTGGCGCCAGCCGCCTTACATCGGCGTAGTTGCCGGACTTTTGCTGGGTGCATTGACGGGACTCGCACGCGTGCATGACCATTCGCATTCGTTATCGGAAGTGGCGATTGGATGGGCTCTGGGTGTGCTGGTTGCGGCGGCAGTCTTGCGAAGCGCCTGGCGCGTGGCAACCGAGCGTTTTAGTCCCGTCGGCGTCACAGCAGCTCTGTTGTTTGTTTCGGTGCTGACCTACGGACACACCGCGCCGTTCGAACGGCTGATCGATGCTCACTCCGCCGGCCTTCATAATCGTTTTGCGGCGAATATCGCGCGATTCTTCTAG
- a CDS encoding O-antigen ligase family protein yields the protein MAYITLLALFLTVTNLVPLSAVGLLPIFLCGWRFFGRNYPRFITPLVAFAALAVISTLLYDPISLVTFEFYRRDGNFFISYAPILAGCLYIHRWDLNKVLRTFYTFAIVLNVPLYLYYITQSGLLGIFTNPDLSFGSYFIARNAAGGFLAMLFCLGLACYLQQRSKLLLGMLGFNLLMLFSTYSRGSLLGAMAVLPYLFLGRKRWCLATLIVVLLAGSIAMAIHNTDPTVNYMGYTFTIANSDAKVANLNIRYEWLWPRALAYFEQSPIIGLGFGSFDDQIHTVTSYFGLVGIPSGITVEHSDSHAHNSYLNFLAETGIVGLTLMLAFYWRLIQWAKDGAAISAIAEKGVNFTAYRFVELSAICLLVMAATEHRLVSPSNVLILSLVVSLLLAWRPPARYSM from the coding sequence ATGGCTTACATAACGCTGCTGGCGTTATTTCTTACCGTCACCAATCTCGTGCCTCTCAGCGCGGTTGGCTTGCTGCCAATCTTCTTGTGCGGCTGGCGCTTCTTCGGCAGAAACTATCCGCGGTTCATCACTCCGCTTGTCGCGTTCGCTGCGCTTGCTGTGATCTCGACCTTGCTGTACGACCCGATCTCTCTCGTGACCTTCGAGTTTTACAGGCGCGATGGCAACTTCTTCATCTCCTATGCACCGATCCTTGCAGGCTGCCTCTACATTCATCGATGGGATCTAAACAAGGTCTTGCGCACGTTCTACACGTTTGCCATTGTGCTGAACGTCCCTTTGTATCTGTACTACATCACGCAAAGCGGCTTGCTGGGCATCTTCACCAATCCGGACCTGAGCTTCGGCAGCTACTTCATTGCCCGTAACGCAGCGGGCGGCTTCCTCGCCATGCTGTTCTGCCTCGGTCTCGCCTGTTATCTGCAGCAACGCAGCAAGCTGCTTCTTGGGATGCTCGGATTCAACTTGCTGATGCTCTTCTCAACCTATAGCCGGGGTTCGTTGCTGGGCGCAATGGCAGTCCTGCCTTACCTGTTCCTTGGCCGCAAGCGCTGGTGCCTGGCTACGCTCATCGTCGTACTTCTCGCCGGTTCGATTGCGATGGCAATCCACAACACCGATCCCACGGTCAACTACATGGGCTACACCTTCACCATCGCGAACTCCGATGCGAAGGTCGCCAACCTCAATATCCGCTATGAATGGCTGTGGCCGCGCGCTCTCGCTTACTTCGAGCAGAGCCCGATCATCGGATTGGGTTTTGGTTCGTTCGATGACCAGATCCATACTGTCACCTCGTACTTCGGACTGGTCGGCATTCCCTCAGGGATCACCGTCGAACATAGCGATTCACATGCTCACAACTCGTATCTGAACTTCCTCGCGGAAACTGGCATAGTCGGACTGACGCTCATGCTCGCGTTCTACTGGAGGCTTATCCAGTGGGCCAAGGACGGCGCAGCGATTTCGGCCATCGCCGAGAAAGGTGTGAATTTCACTGCGTACAGATTCGTCGAGTTGTCGGCGATCTGCCTGCTCGTGATGGCGGCGACGGAGCACCGGCTGGTGTCGCCGTCGAACGTGCTGATTCTTTCGCTCGTGGTGTCGTTGTTACTGGCATGGCGTCCGCCGGCCCGCTATTCAATGTAA